In Gimesia panareensis, the genomic window TGACAGGAGTCCTGCGAACAAAACAAACAGCAGTATTAAATGCTTCAATTTCATCGGTCTTCCCATCGTGTTCGGAATCTGGAATTCCACCCGAGTTGGCCTGTTGTCTATGGAAATAGTATCTTAACTGGTCTGTCAATCAGTATTTAGGGAGTGGCGGACAGTTTTCAATTTGAATTCCGGCAGAATCTGAAATTAAATTGAACTTGAATTTCTATTCTAAACGATGCAATATACATTACAATACGTTGATGTGTACTTGTTAAGAAAATGAGCAGACAGGCATACTTTGATCGGGATAATGAATTCATGAGTGCCAGAGCCGGAAATAAACGTTGTGCTGGGCCTATCAAACGTCGCACCTTCCTGGAGATCGGTGGAGCGAGCATGCTTGGTCTGGGGATGGCTGATTTGCTGCAACAGCAGGCCCTTGCAAAATCGGCAGGGAACCCAACTGATGATACAGCCGTGATTTTCGTCTGGCTGCCGGGCGGCCCCCCTCATATGGAAACGTATGATATGAAACCGGGAGCCCCCGTCGAGTACCGTGGGGAATATGCTCCGATTCACACCAACGTACCCGGTCTCGACGTCTGCCAGATGCTGCCTCAGCATGCGAAGATCGCAGACAAGTTTACTCTGATTCGCTCTATTCATCATGAGTTTGCCGACCATGGTGGCGGACATAAACGACTGATGACCGGTCGAATTCCCGCCACTCCTGTGGGCACTATCAATGACGCACCGGCTGTCAATACGATCGTGAAGAAAATGCTGGAGCAGCCTGGGAATGAAATGCCGGTCTGTGTGACTGAAGTGGACGCTTCTCGCGCTTCCATTGATACTTTCGCCATGGGACCTGCTTATCTGGGACCATCGTCCACTCCATTTATGGTGGCAGGCAATCCCAGTGATCCTGACTTCAAGGTACAGAACATTGGCGTTAAATCCTCAATGGAATCGCGGCTGGATGATCGGATTGCGATGCTGAAAGGGATCGATAACTTCCGCCGGGACGTCGACAAAAGTGGTTCCATGGAAGCGATGGACAGTTTTAACCGCCAGGCCGTCGACATGCTGACCAGTGAAAAAGTTCGGCGCGCCTTTGACCTTTCTCAGGAACCGAAAGAGGTTCGCGATCGCTATGGGTGGAATGCCTATGGTC contains:
- a CDS encoding DUF1501 domain-containing protein; its protein translation is MSARAGNKRCAGPIKRRTFLEIGGASMLGLGMADLLQQQALAKSAGNPTDDTAVIFVWLPGGPPHMETYDMKPGAPVEYRGEYAPIHTNVPGLDVCQMLPQHAKIADKFTLIRSIHHEFADHGGGHKRLMTGRIPATPVGTINDAPAVNTIVKKMLEQPGNEMPVCVTEVDASRASIDTFAMGPAYLGPSSTPFMVAGNPSDPDFKVQNIGVKSSMESRLDDRIAMLKGIDNFRRDVDKSGSMEAMDSFNRQAVDMLTSEKVRRAFDLSQEPKEVRDRYGWNAYGQRAVLGRRLVESGVRFVTMVWEHPFPGTATPKTAAYNWDSHAVNAHLFKDCEWRLPPYDQAVSALIEDLYQRGLDRRVLLVVTGEFGRTPKISVQRGTQTGVMQPGRDHWPKAMSVLVSGGGMRTGQVIGATNPKGEYPVERRLTPNDLWATVYRHLGIDHEHILHDLQGRPVPILPFGKPIRELAPVSA